The following coding sequences lie in one Arachis hypogaea cultivar Tifrunner chromosome 9, arahy.Tifrunner.gnm2.J5K5, whole genome shotgun sequence genomic window:
- the LOC112710680 gene encoding probable L-cysteine desulfhydrase, chloroplastic: protein MATHNNHLNGDAISNRHVSKKPKLAPTAAVAVITEADLQSEFSHHDPAVARINNGSFGCCPASVIASQRRWQLLNLRQPDHFYFNELKKGILHSRTIIKDLVNAEHVDEISIVDNATTAAAVVLQQTAWAFHEGRFHKGVDAVVMLHYAYGSVKKSVEAYVSRAGGDVIEVPLPFPLTSPNEIITEFRCALERAKSGGKTVRLAVIDHVTSMPSVVIPVKELVRICREESVDKVFVDAAHGIGCTSVDMQEIGADFYTSNLHKWFFCPPSIAFLYSRKNSSSCDLHHPVVSHEYGNGLAVESAWIGNRDYSAQLVVPDVLEFVNRFEGGIQGIKRRNHEKVVEMGQMLAAAWGTHLGSPPEMCASMAMVGLPACLGIKCDLDVARLRTHLRDEFGVEVPIYFRAPAAAISAGDVVTGYARISHQVYNKVEDYYKFRDAVDQLVNSGFTCAQLST, encoded by the coding sequence ATGGCCACCCATAACAACCACCTCAATGGTGATGCTATATCCAACCGTCACGTGTCAAAGAAACCAAAGCTCGCTCCAACCGCTGCCGTCGCCGTCATCACTGAGGCCGACCTCCAATCGGAATTCTCCCATCACGACCCCGCCGTCGCGCGCATCAACAACGGCAGCTTCGGATGTTGCCCTGCCTCCGTAATCGCCTCCCAGCGCCGGTGGCAGCTCCTCAACCTGCGGCAGCCTGACCATTTCTACTTCAACGAGCTCAAGAAAGGGATCCTCCACTCCCGCACCATCATAAAAGACCTCGTCAACGCAGAACACGTCGACGAGATCTCCATCGTCGACAACGCAACCACCGCCGCCGCCGTCGTCCTCCAACAAACCGCCTGGGCCTTCCATGAGGGAAGGTTCCATAAAGGCGTCGACGCCGTCGTCATGCTCCACTACGCATACGGCTCCGTCAAGAAGTCTGTGGAGGCGTACGTGTCACGCGCCGGCGGCGATGTCATCGAGGTCCCCCTCCCCTTCCCCCTAACTTCCCCCAACGAAATCATAACAGAATTCCGTTGCGCATTGGAAAGAGCGAAATCTGGCGGGAAAACGGTTAGACTGGCAGTTATCGATCACGTGACTTCGATGCCCAGCGTGGTGATCCCCGTGAAGGAGTTAGTTAGGATCTGCAGAGAGGAAAGTGTGGATAAAGTTTTTGTGGATGCGGCGCACGGGATAGGGTGTACCAGCGTTGACATGCAAGAAATTGGCGCTGACTTTTACACTAGCAATTTGCACAAGTGGTTCTTTTGTCCACCGTCGATTGCGTTTTTGTACAGTCGCAAGAACTCCAGTTCTTGCGATCTGCATCACCCTGTGGTGTCTCATGAGTACGGCAACGGTTTAGCCGTTGAGAGTGCATGGATAGGGAATAGGGACTATAGTGCACAGCTTGTGGTACCTGATGTGCTGGAATTTGTGAACAGGTTTGAAGGGGGAATTCAGGGGATTAAGAGGAGGAACCATGAAAAGGTTGTTGAGATGGGTCAGATGCTGGCTGCGGCTTGGGGGACACATCTCGGAAGCCCGCCGGAGATGTGTGCGAGTATGGCCATGGTTGGATTGCCGGCTTGCTTGGGGATTAAGTGTGATTTGGATGTGGCTAGGTTGAGGACTCATTTGAGGGATGAATTTGGGGTTGAGGTCCCTATTTATTTTCGAGCGCCGGCAGCCGCGATCTCCGCGGGGGATGTGGTCACCGGCTATGCTCGGATTTCTCATCAGGTGTACAACAAAGTTGAGGACTATTATAAGTTCAGAGATGCCGTTGACCAGCTTGTTAACAGTGGCTTTACTTGTGCTCAGCTTTCCACTTGA